The following proteins are encoded in a genomic region of Kosakonia oryzae:
- a CDS encoding phage tail protein: MTVKYFAILTNQGAAKLANATALGTQIHITQMAVGDGNGSLPTPDPAQIQLVNQKRIGAVNTLTVDAEDANQIIAEQVIPENEGGYWIRELGLFDDEGVLIAVANCPETYKPLLGEGSGRTQTIRMALIVSSTSAITLKIDPSVVLATRKYVDDKVIEVKAYSDALLSQHIAASNPHTQYAPIASPTLTGTPKAPTAAQTANDTQLATTAFVKAAISALNLGDGSALPVGVPIPWSSATPPAGWLKCNGAAFTAAQYPKLAVAYPNLVLPDLRGEFIRGWDDGRGVDSGRSIGSTQTGSIQSHSHAVSVDTSATDDSSGYLSSGAGTAGGTVTFNTQSTGGNETRPRNIAFNYIVRAA; this comes from the coding sequence ATGACTGTAAAATATTTTGCCATCCTGACCAATCAGGGCGCGGCGAAGCTGGCGAATGCCACCGCGCTGGGCACCCAAATCCATATTACGCAAATGGCCGTTGGCGATGGCAACGGCAGCCTGCCCACGCCAGACCCGGCACAAATCCAGTTGGTTAATCAGAAACGCATCGGCGCAGTAAACACACTGACTGTCGATGCCGAGGATGCCAATCAAATTATTGCCGAGCAGGTAATCCCGGAAAACGAAGGGGGATACTGGATCCGCGAGCTGGGTCTTTTTGACGACGAGGGTGTACTGATTGCCGTCGCCAACTGCCCGGAAACCTACAAACCGCTGTTAGGTGAAGGTAGCGGACGCACGCAGACGATTCGTATGGCGCTGATTGTTTCTTCTACCTCAGCCATCACACTAAAAATTGATCCGTCAGTGGTGCTGGCGACACGCAAGTATGTCGATGACAAGGTTATCGAGGTAAAAGCCTATTCTGATGCTCTGCTGAGCCAGCATATTGCAGCCAGCAACCCGCACACGCAGTATGCGCCGATTGCCAGCCCCACACTGACCGGAACACCCAAAGCCCCCACTGCAGCGCAAACGGCAAACGATACGCAACTGGCCACCACCGCTTTTGTTAAAGCAGCAATATCAGCGCTGAACCTGGGTGACGGTTCGGCATTGCCGGTTGGCGTGCCCATTCCCTGGTCATCGGCGACACCGCCGGCAGGCTGGCTGAAATGTAACGGCGCGGCGTTCACCGCAGCGCAATACCCGAAGCTGGCTGTGGCTTATCCAAACCTTGTATTACCCGATTTACGAGGGGAATTTATTCGCGGCTGGGATGATGGGAGAGGCGTTGATTCTGGCCGAAGTATTGGCAGCACTCAGACCGGAAGTATTCAAAGTCACTCACATGCAGTAAGCGTTGACACATCTGCTACGGATGATAGTAGCGGTTATTTGAGTAGTGGCGCAGGAACAGCAGGCGGGACGGTGACTTTTAATACGCAATCTACGGGTGGTAATGAAACTCGTCCGCGCAACATCGCCTTTAACTACATTGTGAGGGCTGCATAA
- a CDS encoding phage tail sheath protein — protein MSDYHHGVQVVEINDGTRVISTVSTAIVGMVCTASDADAATFPLNEPVLVTSVQSAIAKAGTKGTLASSLQAIADQAKPVIVVVRVAEGSGDDAQAQTISNIIGTTDENGKYTGLKALLTAEAVTGVKPRILGVPGYDTQEVATALAPVCQKLRAFGYVSAWGCKTISDAIKYRENFSQRELMVIWPDFLAWDTVANSTATAYATARALGLRAYIDQSVGWHKTLSNVGVNGVTGISTPVFWDLQESGTDADLLNEAGVTTLIRKDGFRFWGNRTCSDDPLFLFENYTRTAQVIADTMADAHMWAVDKPITATLIRDIIDGINAKFRELKSNGYIVDATCWFDESANDAETLKAGKLYIDYDYTPVPPLENLTLRQRITDKYLANLVSSVNSN, from the coding sequence ATGAGTGACTATCATCATGGCGTTCAGGTCGTCGAAATCAACGACGGCACGCGCGTCATTTCCACTGTCTCAACCGCCATTGTCGGCATGGTATGTACTGCCAGCGATGCCGATGCGGCAACCTTTCCACTGAATGAACCGGTGCTTGTCACCAGCGTGCAAAGCGCCATCGCCAAAGCAGGCACCAAAGGTACGCTGGCCTCTTCGCTGCAAGCCATTGCCGACCAGGCGAAACCGGTTATCGTCGTTGTGCGTGTCGCTGAAGGCAGCGGCGATGATGCGCAGGCGCAGACGATTTCCAACATCATCGGCACCACCGACGAAAACGGCAAATACACCGGCCTGAAAGCGCTGCTGACCGCCGAAGCCGTCACCGGCGTGAAACCGCGTATTCTGGGCGTGCCGGGTTATGACACGCAGGAAGTCGCCACCGCGCTGGCGCCAGTCTGCCAGAAGCTGCGCGCCTTCGGTTATGTCAGCGCCTGGGGCTGCAAAACCATTTCCGATGCCATCAAGTATCGCGAGAACTTCAGCCAGCGCGAGCTGATGGTGATTTGGCCCGATTTCCTCGCCTGGGATACCGTGGCAAACTCGACGGCAACCGCCTACGCTACCGCCCGCGCACTTGGCCTGCGTGCGTATATCGACCAGTCCGTTGGCTGGCACAAAACGCTGTCCAACGTTGGCGTGAATGGTGTCACCGGCATCAGCACCCCGGTCTTCTGGGATTTGCAGGAATCCGGTACCGATGCCGATCTGCTGAACGAAGCGGGTGTGACAACGCTGATTCGCAAAGATGGTTTCCGCTTCTGGGGCAACCGTACCTGCTCCGACGATCCGCTGTTCCTGTTTGAAAACTACACCCGCACTGCGCAGGTTATCGCCGACACCATGGCAGACGCGCATATGTGGGCGGTCGACAAACCGATCACCGCGACGCTTATCCGCGACATCATCGACGGTATCAACGCTAAGTTCCGCGAACTGAAAAGCAACGGTTACATCGTTGACGCCACCTGCTGGTTCGACGAGAGCGCTAATGACGCCGAGACCCTGAAAGCCGGGAAACTGTATATCGATTACGACTATACGCCGGTGCCGCCACTGGAAAACCTGACCTTACGCCAGCGCATCACCGATAAATATCTGGCGAATCTGGTCTCCTCGGTCAACAGCAATTAA
- a CDS encoding tail fiber assembly protein, with protein MTSAVLDKAKIATTAGNITVYGFSAQTGEFTGSSEEFLAIGVGLPAGSTDIAPGTVAEGCVAIFTGSSWEQQEDHRGETAYSTVDLSASTVDYIGPLKDGFVATAPTTPYDRWNGSAWITDAEAQQVAAVQDAQALRQQHIDTAMSSISVIQLKLQAGRTLNDEEKNRLDQVLDYIDAINAIDLSSAPNITWPTQPA; from the coding sequence ATGACATCAGCAGTATTGGATAAAGCAAAAATCGCCACCACAGCAGGAAACATCACGGTTTACGGCTTTTCTGCGCAAACCGGCGAATTTACCGGTTCCAGCGAAGAGTTTTTAGCGATCGGCGTTGGTCTGCCCGCCGGTTCAACAGACATTGCTCCCGGTACCGTTGCTGAGGGATGTGTGGCTATTTTCACGGGAAGTTCGTGGGAGCAGCAAGAAGATCATCGCGGGGAAACCGCCTATTCCACGGTCGATCTTAGCGCTTCAACGGTCGATTATATCGGCCCGCTTAAAGACGGATTTGTTGCCACCGCGCCCACAACGCCCTATGACAGGTGGAATGGAAGCGCATGGATTACGGACGCCGAAGCACAACAGGTAGCCGCAGTTCAGGATGCGCAGGCGCTTCGTCAACAACATATCGATACGGCAATGTCATCAATCAGCGTTATCCAGCTTAAGTTGCAGGCGGGCAGGACGCTGAATGACGAAGAAAAAAACCGGCTCGATCAGGTTCTGGATTATATCGATGCCATAAACGCCATTGACCTCTCCAGTGCGCCCAACATCACCTGGCCCACTCAACCCGCATAA